From Watersipora subatra chromosome 8, tzWatSuba1.1, whole genome shotgun sequence, a single genomic window includes:
- the LOC137401926 gene encoding uncharacterized protein — MVRGKLNGRGNIMLPNETEIHELEDNESYRYLGVMEADDIKQSEMKAKIKKEYIHRLMKVLKSKLTAGNLIAAINTWAVSFYRYRAGIIQWTKAELQQLDRRTRKLMTMHKGLHPRSDVDRVYVERDQGGRGLMSVEETVNYESHSLKKYTEGSPVEFIRTAGKIINTNSEDGRQEYRNHQKTERKQNWHDKPINGQHLRQTEDQAAKETWQWMKRGCLKRETESLIIAAQDQALRTNYRKAKIEKSTNNPKCRLCKQKDETVSHIVIECSKIAQTKYKGWHDKVASAVQWSICKKHELPHTAKWYDHRAEAVLENEKVTLLWDFNVQTDKMEAGDKHHSFYARLSEFTGK; from the exons ATGGTAAGAGGGAAATTAAATGGCAGAGGAAATATCATGCTACCAAATGAAACAGAAATCCATGAACTAGAAGATAATGAAAGCTACAGATATTTAGGAGTTATGGAGgcagatgacataaaacaatCTGAAATGAAAGCTAAGATCAAGAAGGAATACATTCACAGGCTTATGAAAGTGCTGAAATCAAAGCTGACTGCTGGAAATCTCATTGCCGCTATCAATACATGGGCTGTGTCCTTTTACAGATACAGAGCAGGGATTATTCAGTGGACGAAGGCTGAGTTACAGCAACTGGACAGAAGGACGCGGAAACTGATGACAATGCATAAAGGTCTTCATCCAAGATCCGATGTAGATAGAGTATATGTTGAAAGAGACCAAGGAGGAAGGGGATTAATGAGTGTTGAGGAAACTGTGAATTACGAAAGTCACAGTctgaaaaagtacacagaaggcagcccagtcgaatttataagaacagcaggtaagatcataaataccaacagtgaagatggacgacaagagtatagaaatcatcagaaaactgaacgaAAGCAAAACTGGCATGATAAACCAATAAACGGACAACATCTAAGACAGACAGAAGATCAAGCTGCAAAGGAGACATGGCAATGGATGAAGAGGGGATGTCTCAAACGAGAGACTGAAAGCCTGATAATTGCTGCCCAGGATCAAGCATTACGAACCAACTATAGGAAAgccaagatagaaaagtcaacaaacaatccgaaatgcagattgtgcaagcagaaagatgaaacagtgtcccacatagtcatcgaatgcagtaagatcgcacagacaaaatataaagggtggcatgacaaagtggcaagtgcagtgcaaTGGAGCATATGtaagaaacatgagttgccccacacagcaaaatggtacgaccaccgtgcagaagctgtattggagaacgAGAAAGTTACGCTGTtatgggacttcaatgtgcaaacagacaag ATGGAGGCTGGAGACAAGCACCACTCTTTCTATGCAAGACTCAGTGAGTTTACAGGTAAATAG
- the LOC137401923 gene encoding uncharacterized protein, with amino-acid sequence MAEADAARPPPLRIKVDTPRHLDFVNASTQWTEWLKRFQRFRNIGGLAEQSNAVQIDSLLYIMGPESEDPRRNVLNYRTQFYNRKQSADESAEEYIHIVHTLAVKCQFDAGLTQNDMVKDRLLFGMFDTLLSSELQLGEDVTLDAVISKMRAKEAIVKQMQLETKVAAVKLTGTAKSNQKQTRMIWDCKYCGGSHPPRSCPAFGKKCNKCSKANDFERVCKQSRAQAAEVTANDTAKSEDSDFFIHTPNLHADAVSNDTKTIYVDRFDSAIITHVFSITNEWLEDLVVNGQVLKAKIDTGAQANIITSNELQRVAQIL; translated from the exons ATGGCGGAGGCCGATGCTGCACGCCCCCCGCCGTTGAGGATAAAAGTTGACACTCCTAGACATTTGGATTTTGTTAATGCCTCCACGCAGTGGACAGAGTGGTTAAAAAGGTTTCAGCGGTTTAGGAACATTGGTGGCTTAGCAGAACAGTCTAATGCAGTGCAGATCGATTCTTTGCTCTATATAATGGGTCCGGAAAGTGAGGAT CCACGCAGAAATGTTCTCAATTACAGGACACAGTTTTACAACCGTAAGCAGAGTGCTGATGAGTCGGCTGAAGAGTACATTCACATCGTTCACACTTTGGCAGTTAAGTGTCAATTTGATGCAGGATTGACACAAAATGATATGGTCAAGGACCGACTACTCTTTGGTATGTTTGATACTTTGCTTAGTTCTGAGCTACAGCTTGGTGAAGACGTAACACTAGATGCTGTTATATCTAAGATGCGCGCTAAAGAGGCAATAGTGAAACAAATGCAACTCGAAACGAAAGTGGCTGCAGTTAAATTAACCGGTACTGCTAAAAGTAATCAGAAACAAACACGCATGATATGGGACTGCAAATATTGTGGAGGTTCTCATCCGCCACGTTCATGTCCAGCTTTTGGAAAGAAGTGCAACAAATGCTCCAAAGCTAATGACTTCGAACGTGTGTGTAAGCAGAGCAGAGCTCAGGCTGCCGAGGTAACCGCGAATGATACAGCTAAAAGTGAAGACTCGGATTTCTTCATTCATACACCAAACTTACATGCCGATGCTGTTAGCAATGACACTAAAACCATTTATGTTGATAGGTTTGATTCTGCTATTATTACTCATGTTTTTAGTATCACTAATGAATGGTtggaagatcttgttgtgaatGGTCAGGTGTTAAAAGCGAAAATAGACACTGGTGCTCAGGCAAATATTATCACATCTAATGAACTTCAACGGGTTGCCCAAATTCTGTGA
- the LOC137401925 gene encoding cortactin-binding protein 2-like translates to MEGLLKDYVRDRNIEIQGLKVALETVQPAELLRLLITIEHDSYSAIMVAVEGGHANICRLLLSAIRKTADELLWMKKDGWTVLHIAVRRGYSECVELLINTVSEDRKYEFVAEKTKYGNTAIALAAGCGSSKCIESLLYTFSSIQRDSLLNIQNNGLYTPLHYAACNGNTTALKVMLESMSLVTVSSLLNIKNKFNRTPLEEAQYWTKKESSKLLKRWQLGSVVEGRIVIQCDTSYSLELFYC, encoded by the coding sequence ATGGAAGGCCTGCTGAAGGATTATGTTCGAGATAGAAATATAGAGATTCAAGGGTTGAAGGTAGCCTTAGAGACTGTCCAACCAGCTGAGCTATTGAGGTTACTGATTACTATAGAGCATGACTCATACTCAGCTATTATGGTGGCTGTAGAAGGAGGCCACGCAAATATCTGTCGTCTGCTTCTTTCAGCAATTAGAAAAACAGCAGACGAGTTGCTATGGATGAAGAAGGATGGATGGACTGTACTACATATTGCTGTAAGGAGGGGATACAGTGAGTGTGTAGAATTACTGATAAACACAGTGAGTGAAGATAGGAAGTACGAGTTTGTAGCTGAGAAGACTAAATACGGTAACACAGCTATAGCACTGGCTGCGGGGTGTGGAAGTAGCAAGTGTATAGAGTCTCTCCTCTACACCTTCTCCTCAATACAGAGAGACTCCCTATTAAACATACAGAATAACGGCCTCTACACTCCACTACACTATGCAGCATGCAATGGAAATACAACTGCTCTAAAGGTCATGCTAGAATCTATGTCTTTAGTGACTGTCTCTTCACTCCTTAACATAAAGAATAAATTCAACCGTACTCCATTGGAGGAAGCTCAGTATTGGACGAAGAAGGAGTCATCAAAGCTATTAAAGAGATGGCAGCTTGGCTCAGTAGtagaaggtaggattgttatacagtgtgataccagctactcacttgaaCTGTTCTATTGCTAA
- the LOC137401927 gene encoding uncharacterized protein: MKRLQKGQKTGGRRTQIPAWKMRLERKLEETRKDLAKMNNIKEGRQFITRELEQGYWLKKKGIDRVIEKLKQRVTSTAAKIKRYSDRVNQFHTNHLFGTDQKRFYQSLEGKQQKQIPPPEPNVALEFWSNIWAKPHTHEEDAKWIKEAEHDYKDLEKQTDMEINVVGLKRTLGRLSPWKAAGTDGVQGYWVKNFTALHTRIVNQMNEIIKRGTPTLWMTTGRTVLILKDASKGNIPSNYRPITCLPIMYKALTAMFSDSINEHLERNELLPWEQKGCGRKVVELKIN; the protein is encoded by the coding sequence ATGAAAAGATTACAGAAAGGACAGAAAACCGGTGGCAGGAGAACCCAAATACCGGCATGGAAAATGAGACTAGAAAGAAAACTTGAGGAAACACGTAAAGATCTAGCAAAGATGAATAACATCAAAGAAGGTAGGCAATTCATCACAAGAGAATTAGAGCAAGGTTATTGGCTGAAGAAAAAAGGAATAGACCGAGTGATTGAGAAACTTAAACAGAGAGTGACATCCACAGCTGCAAAGATTAAGAGATATTCTGACAGAGTGAATCAGTTTCATACAAACCATCTATTTGGAACAGACCAAAAACGATTCTATCAAAGCCTAGAAGGTAAACAACAGAAACAGATACCACCGCCTGAGCCCAATGTTGCTCTAGAGTTCTGGAGTAACATATGGGCAAAACCGCACACTCATGAAGAAGATGCCAAATGGATCAAGGAGGCTGAACATGACTACAAAGATTTAGAGAAACAAACTGATATGGAGATCAACGTTGTGGGACTAAAAAGAACCCTTGGAAGATTGTCACCATGGAAAGCCGCTGGAACGGATGGAGTACAGGGCTACTGGGTCAAAAACTTCACAGCTCTTCACACAAGAATTGTAAATCAGATGAATGAGATTATCAAGAGAGGCACTCCGACATTATGGATGACAACAGGAAGAACGGTGCTAATACTTAAGGATGCAAGCAAAGGCAACATACCATCAAACTATAGACCGATTACCTGCCTGCCAATAATGTACAAAGCACTGACTGCAATGTTCTCGGACAGCATTAATGAACACCTGGAGAGAAATGAACTACTACCATGGGAACAGAAGGGCTGTGGTAGAAAAGTCGTGGAACTAAAGATTAATTGA